From Actinosynnema mirum DSM 43827, a single genomic window includes:
- a CDS encoding SGNH/GDSL hydrolase family protein, producing MGFSPRNALLSALLVLVTALLGSLLVAPGVAAAESNGGTRVMPLGDSITDGWNVPGGYRVGLWRRLVDEGYSVDFVGSGFNGPPELGDHDHEGHPGWRIDEIHARVDGWLRATRPRVVLLHIGTNDIGQDYDVANAPARMRALLDRVQLAAPSAWVFVARITPIDDPVLEARVLAFNAALPGVVADRRRVRLVDMHDGFVPGDLADGVHPSTAGYDKMAARWRAALAAVPESLPRTPVLTG from the coding sequence ATGGGGTTCTCACCCCGGAATGCCCTGTTATCCGCGCTGCTCGTCCTGGTCACAGCCCTGCTCGGGTCCCTGCTGGTCGCCCCCGGCGTCGCCGCCGCCGAGTCGAACGGCGGCACCCGCGTCATGCCGCTCGGCGACTCGATCACCGACGGGTGGAACGTGCCCGGCGGCTACCGGGTCGGCCTGTGGCGCAGGCTGGTCGACGAGGGCTACTCGGTGGACTTCGTCGGCTCGGGCTTCAACGGGCCGCCGGAGCTCGGCGACCACGACCACGAGGGCCACCCCGGCTGGCGCATCGACGAGATCCACGCCAGGGTCGACGGCTGGCTGCGCGCCACCAGACCCAGGGTGGTGCTGCTGCACATCGGCACCAACGACATCGGGCAGGACTACGACGTCGCGAACGCCCCGGCCAGGATGCGCGCGCTGCTCGACCGCGTCCAGCTCGCCGCGCCCTCGGCGTGGGTGTTCGTCGCCCGGATCACCCCGATCGACGACCCGGTGCTGGAGGCGCGGGTGCTGGCGTTCAACGCCGCGCTGCCGGGCGTGGTGGCGGACCGGCGGCGGGTGCGGCTGGTCGACATGCACGACGGGTTCGTCCCCGGCGACCTCGCCGACGGCGTGCACCCGTCCACCGCGGGCTACGACAAGATGGCCGCGCGCTGGCGGGCCGCCCTGGCCGCCGTTCCGGAGAGCCTGCCGAGGACCCCGGTCCTGACGGGCTGA
- a CDS encoding STAS domain-containing protein, producing MTSPETHAITGEVVDGVAVVRASGEIDMANSDDLRVIATDLVDGGAQALVVDLSEVTFFASSGIAALAYLRDRVGRGLVRAVPSRSVRRSLEATAVDKLIPLHENLEEALTAAR from the coding sequence GTGACATCTCCCGAGACCCACGCCATCACCGGGGAGGTCGTCGACGGCGTGGCCGTCGTGCGCGCCTCCGGCGAGATCGACATGGCCAACAGCGACGACCTGCGCGTGATCGCCACCGACCTGGTCGACGGCGGGGCCCAGGCCCTGGTCGTCGACCTGTCCGAGGTGACCTTCTTCGCCTCCTCCGGCATCGCCGCGCTCGCCTACCTGCGCGACCGCGTCGGCCGGGGACTGGTGCGGGCGGTGCCCAGCCGCAGCGTGCGGCGCTCGCTGGAGGCGACCGCCGTGGACAAGCTGATCCCGCTGCACGAGAACCTGGAGGAGGCGCTGACGGCCGCGCGCTGA
- a CDS encoding enoyl-CoA hydratase/isomerase family protein, translating to MSDVVIRVERGLGRITLNRPGVINALNRGMVVEIHAALTRWADDDSVRAVLLDGAGERGLCAGGHIRSVHDDARAGGSESIGFWTDEYRMNAAIGAFPKPYVALMDGVVMGGGVGVSAHGSVRVVTERTRLAMPEVGIGLAPDVGGAYLLSRAPGELGTCAALTAAHLSAADVLHCGLADHFVPSAALPALVDDLEFGAHLGVGVEAVVARHTADPGPSALAERAPWVDHCFAADTVEEVLARLEAGGHADTAALITTKSPTALKVALEALRRARELPDLDAVLAQDLRVSSACLRDHDLVEGIRAQIVDKDRAPRWSPATLAEVSREAVLAHF from the coding sequence GTGTCTGACGTGGTCATCCGGGTGGAGCGCGGACTCGGCCGGATCACCCTCAACCGGCCCGGCGTGATCAACGCCCTGAACCGGGGCATGGTCGTGGAGATCCACGCCGCGCTGACCCGGTGGGCCGACGACGACTCGGTGCGCGCCGTGCTGCTCGACGGCGCGGGGGAGCGCGGGCTGTGCGCGGGCGGCCACATCCGCTCCGTGCACGACGACGCCCGCGCGGGCGGCAGCGAGTCGATCGGGTTCTGGACCGACGAGTACCGCATGAACGCCGCCATCGGCGCGTTCCCCAAGCCCTACGTCGCGCTCATGGACGGCGTCGTCATGGGCGGCGGGGTCGGGGTGTCCGCGCACGGCTCGGTGCGGGTGGTCACCGAGCGCACCAGGCTGGCCATGCCCGAGGTCGGCATCGGCCTGGCCCCCGACGTCGGCGGCGCCTACCTGCTCTCCCGCGCGCCCGGCGAGCTGGGGACCTGCGCCGCGCTCACCGCCGCGCACCTGTCCGCCGCCGACGTCCTGCACTGCGGCCTCGCCGACCACTTCGTGCCCTCCGCCGCACTGCCCGCGCTGGTGGACGACCTGGAGTTCGGCGCGCACCTGGGCGTGGGCGTCGAGGCCGTCGTGGCCAGGCACACCGCCGATCCCGGACCGTCCGCGCTGGCCGAGCGCGCCCCCTGGGTCGACCACTGCTTCGCCGCCGACACCGTGGAGGAGGTGCTCGCCCGGCTGGAGGCCGGGGGACACGCCGACACCGCCGCGCTGATCACCACCAAGTCGCCGACCGCCCTCAAGGTCGCCCTGGAGGCGCTGCGCCGAGCCCGCGAGCTGCCCGACCTGGACGCGGTGCTCGCCCAGGACCTCCGGGTGTCCTCGGCCTGCCTGCGCGACCACGACCTGGTGGAGGGCATCCGCGCGCAGATCGTCGACAAGGACCGCGCCCCGCGCTGGTCGCCCGCGACGCTGGCCGAGGTGTCCCGCGAGGCGGTGCTGGCGCACTTCTGA